A window from Salvia miltiorrhiza cultivar Shanhuang (shh) chromosome 2, IMPLAD_Smil_shh, whole genome shotgun sequence encodes these proteins:
- the LOC131012348 gene encoding flavonoid 8-O-methyltransferase 1-like translates to MALANAVDSTQEFLDAQTHVWNLTFNFINSMSLKSALQLGIPDIIRKHGKPITLSQLADALPINKAKSHGLHRLMRILVHSKIFDLVKNDEGEDAYSLTVASRLLLRDEPFGFAHFALSMIDPVVVDSFHHVTEWFGDECPTPFFTRNGTTVWEYAGNDKNWNKLFNEGMASDARFTGNFLVENCKHVFEGLNTVVDVAGGTGAVAKAAAAAFPGLKCTVLDLPHVVAGLEGSQNLSFVSGNMFEFIPPADAVILKWILHDWNDEHCVKILEKCKEAILASKENGGKVIIVDMVVDYEKQEDKAIETHLFFDMLMMIGLAGKERTEKEWAKLFSVAGFQNYKITPILGLRSVIEVFP, encoded by the exons ATGGCGTTGGCCAATGCAGTAGATTCCACCCAAGAATTTCTGGATGCTCAAACCCATGTTTGGAATCTCACTTTCAACTTCATAAATTCCATGTCCCTAAAATCCGCTCTTCAATTAGGCATACCCGATATCATTCGCAAACACGGCAAGCCTATCACACTTTCTCAACTAGCCGATGCCCTTCCTATCAACAAAGCCAAATCCCACGGCCTCCACCGCTTGATGCGGATTCTAGTCCACTCCAAGATCTTCGACCTGGTCAAGAACGATGAAGGGGAAGATGCTTACTCGCTCACGGTTGCTTCACGTCTCTTGCTCAGAGACGAGCCCTTTGGCTTTGCCCATTTTGCACTATCCATGATTGATCCGGTCGTGGTTGATTCGTTCCATCACGTGACAGAATGGTTCGGAGATGAATGCCCAACTCCATTCTTCACCAGGAATGGGACAACTGTTTGGGAATATGCAGGAAATGATAAGAATTGGAATAAACTGTTTAATGAGGGAATGGCTAGTGATGCGAGGTTTACCGGAAACTTTCTTGTTGAGAATTGCAAGCATGTTTTTGAGGGCTTGAATACTGTAGTCGATGTTGCTGGCGGCACCGGGGCGGTGGCGAAGGCGGCCGCGGCCGCGTTTCCCGGCTTGAAATGCACCGTGCTCGACCTCCCACATGTTGTTGCTGGGCTTGAGGGGTCTCAGAATCTGAGCTTTGTGAGTGGAAACATGTTTGAATTCATTCCTCCTGCTGATGCAGTTATACTCAAG TGGATACTACACGACTGGAACGATGAGCATTGTGTTAAAATTCTGGAAAAATGCAAAGAAGCAATACTTGCCAGcaaagaaaatggtggaaaagTTATTATTGTGGATATGGTTGTGGATTATGAGAAACAAGAAGATAAAGCCATTGAAACTCATCTGTTTTTCGATATGTTGATGATGATTGGGCTTGCAGGAAAAGAAAGAACTGAGAAAGAGTGGGCTAAGCTATTTTCTGTAGCTGgctttcaaaattataaaatcacTCCTATCTTAGGATTGAGGTCTGTGATTGAGGTATTTCCATGA
- the LOC131012347 gene encoding ribosomal protein S12, mitochondrial, with amino-acid sequence MPTLNQLIRHGREEKRRTDRTRALDQCPQKEGVCPRVSTRTPKKPNSALRKIAKVQLSNKPDIFAHIPGEGHNSQEHSKVLIRGGRVKDLPGVKSHCIRGVRDLLGIPDRRRGRSKYGAEKPKSI; translated from the coding sequence ATGCCTACATTAAATCAATTGATTCGTCATGGTAGAGAAGAAAAACGGCGCACGGACCGTACTCGAGCTTTGGATCAATGTCCCCAGAAGGAAGGAGTATGCCCGCGTGTTTCAACGAGAACACCGAAAAAACCGAATTCAGCTCTACGTAAGATAGCCAAAGTACAGTTGAGCAATAAACCTGATATATTTGCTCACATTCCAGGCGAAGGTCATAATTCGCAGGAACATTCTAAGGTCTTAATAAGAGGAGGTAGAGTCAAAGATTTGCCAGGTGTGAAATCCCATTGTATTCGAGGAGTCAGGGATTTGCTGGGAATTCCGGATCGAAGAAGAGGCAGATCAAAATATGGTGCGGAAAAACCCAAATCGATATGA